The proteins below come from a single Magallana gigas chromosome 10, xbMagGiga1.1, whole genome shotgun sequence genomic window:
- the LOC105339291 gene encoding uncharacterized protein — protein sequence MNAQHLMTVLVVLCTFASGQGSFFQNETDLVDAMVSAVMGCKNIPGMSVSMVRGGDFFAKGYGHARLDPPLNWTSQTPAYLASVGKAFTSALLGVLMTETRNTANSFNWDTKLSSIFGDDFRLTNDYLRTEMTIKDLLSHRTGLSDTDVYTGIQRIGRAEFVKRLQYLPTLSPFREQWIFNNLLYAIAGHVGEKRTGQGYESLVNSKIVAALGMSQASCGTEIYPTSSQTNYALPYHFKNGKLEVGDSRIYKIGDVGPAGCVSASAEDLGKWVQFMASGGKTANQTQLIHPDLFKEITKAQRLLDESSVSRFTLDSDYPVSASGTWYGLGWYGGYYRGHKRLLHPGNWYGYSAVVGFFPDKNAGFSISINGPWYNDYRTYLAPLSYVLSDIILGENQWLDNNTVCSFPAPYKNPSSIVPLNRSQPRDETIPIETPKYVGIYESRVFGTMTIGQINGQILTFQMNSAGIGNLSIISRADGSFRMIFNELLNDVVGSDCSLQFGSFNNESYQSVKVASNCFYTTYEYKKGVEFEELEDKSAAVPLSKWSALGVCLFVAISLMCT from the exons ATGAATGCGCAACATTTGATGACCGTTTTGGTTGTGCTGTGTACGTTTGCTTCGGGTCAGGGCAGCTTCTTCCAAAATGAGACTGACCTGGTTGACGCAATGGTTAGCGCTGTGATGGGATGCAAGAACATTCCAG GAATGAGTGTGTCGATGGTTCGGGGAGGAGATTTTTTCGCTAAGGGCTATGGTCATGCTCGCTTGGATCCGCCTCTCAATTGGACCTCCCAGACTCCGGCCTACCTCGCATCCGTGGGTAAAGCCTTCACTTCCGCCTTATTGGGTGTTCTAATGACCGAAACCAGGAATACAGCAAACAG CTTTAATTGGGACACCAAACTGTCCTCCATATTCGGAGATGACTTCAGACTGACTAATGATTACCTGCGTACTGAGATGACAATCAAAGACCTGTTGAGCCATCGGACTGGACTCAGCGATACTGACGTGTACACAGGTATACAGAGGATAGGTCGTGCAGAATTTGTCAA GAGGCTTCAGTATTTGCCTACACTCTCTCCATTCCGAGAGCAATGGATCTTCAACAATCTCCTTTACGCCATAGCAGGCCATGTCGGAGAAAAGCGAACTGGCCAAGGATATGAAAGCCTTGTAAACAGTAAGATTGTGGCTGCTTTAGGGATGAGTCAGGCGTCTTGTGGAACGGAAATATACCCAACAAGCTCCCAGACCAACTACGCACTTCCGTACCATTTTAAGAACGGGAAGTTGGAGGTTGGAGATTCTCGTATATACAA GATAGGGGACGTCGGGCCGGCCGGTTGTGTATCTGCTTCAGCAGAAGATCTCGGGAAATGGGTCCAATTCATGGCTTCCGGTGGAAAGACAGCGAACCAGACTCAGCTCATCCATCCCGATTTGTTCAAAGAGATCACCAAAGCTCAGAGGCTGCTCGACGAATCGTCAGTGAGCAGGTTCACTTTGGACAGTGATTACCCCGTCAGTGCCTCGGGAACCTGGTACGGTCTTGGCTGGTATGGCGGATACTACAGAG GTCACAAACGTCTCCTACATCCGGGAAATTGGTACGGGTATTCAGCGGTCGTTGGATTTTTCCCGGATAAAAATGCAGGGTTTTCGATCTCCATTAACGGTCCGTGGTACAATGATTACCGTACCTATCTGGCACCCCTCTCCTACGTCCTGTCCGACATCATTCTCGGAGAGAACCAATGGCTGGATAATAACACCGTCTGTAGTTTTCCTGCTCCGTATAAAAATCCATCGTCTATTGTGCCACTTAACAGGAGTCAGCCACGTGATGAAACCATACCAATCGAAACCCCAAAGTATGTTGGGATTTACGAAAGCCGTGTTTTCGGAACTATGACCATCGGACAGATAAACGGCCAGATCCTTACCTTTCAAATGAATTCTGCCGGAATCGGCAATCTTTCCATTATATCACGGGCCGACGGATCATTCcggatgatttttaatgaactcTTGAACGACGTTGTGGGTTCGGATTGTAGTTTGCAGTTTGGGTCGTTCAACAATGAGAGCTACCAATCGGTCAAGGTTGCATCCAACTGCTTTTATACAACTTATGAGTACAAAAAAGGAGTGGAATTCGAAGAATTGGAGGACAAATCTGCAGCAGTACCACTTTCAAAGTGGTCTGCCCTTGGAGTCTGTCTGTTTGTCGCAATTTCGTTGATGTGCACATGA